From Paenibacillus physcomitrellae, the proteins below share one genomic window:
- a CDS encoding manganese catalase family protein: protein MFYHIKELQFRAKPEKPDPVYARKLQEVLGGQYGEMSVMMQYLFQGFNCRAEQKYRDMLLDIGTEEIGHVEMLSTMIAQLLDGAPADQAEEAAKDPIIAAALGGMNPQHAIVTGLGAAPTDSNGYPWNSKYIVSCGNLLADFRANLNAESQGLLQVVRLYEQTTDPGIRDMLSFMIARDIMHQNQWLAAIEEIEQMDGPIVPASFPRERAVEEATRQFLNFSEGEESRQGRWASGPLPDGTGNFEYVVKPQPEGQIPILGPAPDHQHSAPGVKPYVANPGKS, encoded by the coding sequence ATGTTTTATCACATCAAAGAACTCCAATTTCGGGCGAAGCCGGAGAAACCCGATCCGGTCTATGCCAGAAAGCTGCAGGAAGTGCTGGGCGGGCAATACGGTGAAATGTCCGTAATGATGCAGTATCTGTTCCAGGGTTTTAACTGCCGTGCCGAGCAAAAATACCGCGATATGCTTCTGGATATCGGAACCGAAGAAATCGGCCACGTCGAAATGCTGAGCACCATGATTGCCCAGCTGCTGGACGGCGCTCCCGCTGATCAGGCGGAGGAAGCGGCCAAAGATCCGATCATTGCCGCAGCGCTCGGCGGGATGAATCCGCAGCATGCGATCGTAACCGGATTAGGCGCGGCGCCTACCGACAGCAACGGTTACCCTTGGAACAGTAAATATATCGTTTCGTGCGGCAACCTGCTGGCCGATTTCCGCGCCAATCTGAATGCCGAATCTCAAGGGCTTCTACAGGTAGTTCGTTTGTACGAGCAGACGACAGACCCCGGGATCCGCGACATGTTGTCCTTTATGATTGCCCGTGACATCATGCACCAGAATCAGTGGCTGGCCGCGATTGAAGAAATCGAACAGATGGACGGACCTATCGTTCCGGCTTCCTTCCCTAGAGAACGTGCGGTGGAAGAAGCTACGCGGCAGTTCCTGAACTTCTCGGAAGGCGAAGAAAGCCGTCAGGGACGCTGGGCCAGCGGACCTTTGCCGGATGGCACAGGGAACTTCGAATATGTGGTCAAACCTCAGCCAGAAGGTCAGATTCCGATTCTCGGTCCTGCTCCGGACCATCAGCACAGCGCCCCTGGTGTCAAACCCTATGTAGCCAATCCAGGGAAATCATGA
- a CDS encoding mannitol dehydrogenase family protein has translation MLHLSLSGLADESGWQSAGVELPQFDIGQMVRNTEENPQWIHFGLGQIFRAFVANCQQKLLDTGKADTGIVAVVPHDMESIDKIYKPHDQLTLLVQMNANGDFQKKVVASIAEVLGADPQREQDDRRLAEIFEHPGLQMVSFTITEKGYSLTGADGEYLDSVRKDMANGPERPEHLMSKIASLAYRRYLAGAYPLTFVSMDNCSHNGDKLMSSIVTIAKEWAEKGWVEPNFLTYLEDESRVAFPLTMIDKITPRPSEKIKHQLEQLGIAGMDMIGGGGRSFNAPFVNAESSGYLVIEDKFAGGRPPLEEAGVIFTDRDTVIKVETMKVTTCLNPLHTALAVTGCLLGYSLIADEMKDDTLRRLVEKIGYDEGLPVVVDPGILNPRAFLDTVLQERFPNPFIPDTPQRIAADTSQKVGIRFGETIKSYRDRKDLDPAELTGIPLAIAAWCRYLLGVDDEGKPMRISPDPLLEMLQKHLSGTTLGAKTSSVRGILEEERLFGVRLYEVGLGEKIEGLFHEMLEGPGAVRRTLEKYLKKGVNPVQ, from the coding sequence ATGCTTCACTTATCTTTGAGCGGCCTTGCTGATGAATCAGGCTGGCAGTCCGCGGGCGTGGAGCTTCCCCAGTTTGACATCGGGCAGATGGTGAGGAACACGGAAGAGAATCCGCAGTGGATTCATTTTGGCTTGGGTCAGATTTTTCGGGCTTTTGTGGCGAACTGCCAGCAGAAGCTGCTGGACACTGGCAAAGCGGATACGGGCATCGTGGCCGTTGTCCCCCATGATATGGAGAGCATTGATAAAATCTACAAACCGCATGATCAGCTGACCCTGCTGGTGCAGATGAATGCTAACGGCGATTTCCAGAAGAAAGTGGTTGCCAGCATTGCCGAAGTGCTCGGGGCTGATCCGCAGCGGGAGCAGGACGACCGGCGGCTGGCGGAAATTTTTGAACATCCGGGTCTGCAAATGGTCAGCTTCACGATTACGGAGAAAGGTTATTCTCTGACGGGCGCGGACGGCGAATATTTGGACAGCGTTCGCAAAGATATGGCTAACGGGCCGGAGCGGCCGGAACATTTGATGAGCAAAATCGCTTCGCTAGCCTACCGCCGTTATCTGGCAGGAGCGTATCCGCTGACGTTCGTCAGCATGGATAACTGCTCCCATAACGGGGATAAGCTGATGAGCAGCATTGTGACGATTGCCAAGGAATGGGCTGAAAAAGGGTGGGTCGAGCCGAATTTTCTCACCTATCTGGAGGATGAAAGCCGGGTAGCGTTCCCGCTGACGATGATCGATAAAATCACGCCGCGCCCTTCGGAGAAGATTAAGCATCAGCTGGAGCAGCTGGGGATCGCGGGTATGGATATGATCGGAGGCGGCGGTCGTTCGTTTAACGCCCCTTTCGTGAACGCCGAGAGCAGCGGATATCTGGTGATAGAAGACAAGTTTGCGGGCGGGCGCCCTCCGCTTGAAGAAGCCGGCGTCATCTTCACAGACCGGGATACGGTGATCAAGGTCGAGACGATGAAGGTGACCACCTGCCTCAATCCGCTGCATACCGCGCTGGCCGTCACTGGCTGTCTGCTGGGCTACAGCTTGATAGCGGACGAAATGAAGGATGATACGCTGCGCCGCTTGGTCGAAAAGATCGGTTATGACGAAGGGCTGCCGGTCGTCGTAGACCCGGGCATCCTGAATCCAAGAGCGTTTCTGGATACGGTGCTGCAGGAACGCTTCCCTAACCCGTTTATTCCGGATACGCCGCAGCGGATCGCTGCCGACACCTCGCAGAAGGTTGGCATCCGGTTCGGGGAGACGATTAAATCTTACAGGGACCGCAAAGACCTGGATCCGGCTGAGCTGACGGGCATTCCGCTGGCGATTGCCGCCTGGTGCCGGTATTTGCTGGGGGTGGACGATGAAGGCAAGCCAATGCGGATCAGTCCGGACCCGCTGCTGGAGATGCTGCAGAAGCACTTAAGCGGGACGACGCTGGGCGCCAAGACATCTTCGGTGCGCGGTATTTTGGAGGAGGAACGCCTCTTTGGCGTGCGGCTGTATGAAGTCGGACTGGGCGAGAAGATCGAGGGCCTGTTCCACGAAATGCTGGAAGGCCCGGGCGCCGTACGGAGAACCTTGGAGAAGTATTTGAAAAAAGGAGTGAATCCGGTACAATGA
- a CDS encoding class I SAM-dependent methyltransferase: MNEQSAKNKMAWEHRAYEFWNRRDGSPEDKAKQILESPMAKLKKHKTYFEDIAGKKIANLCGSNGRKAVPLAVLGAEVTVFDISEENKRYALELACAAHVSINYVVTDIYDIDLEKYAGDFDMLYLEGGILHYFHDIYRFMSILFLLLKDNGVLVLSDFHPLRRCLVTGPDAKIQYQIQQGCFDPELHSGDVAYKHYFNEQEQQDFPDVSIRSYTLSEIINSVIDAGFKLMKFDEHRGWNNENIPWEFTIAAGK, from the coding sequence ATGAATGAACAAAGTGCCAAAAATAAAATGGCCTGGGAACATCGGGCCTATGAATTTTGGAACAGGCGCGATGGTTCACCTGAGGATAAGGCCAAACAAATATTAGAGAGTCCCATGGCCAAGCTAAAAAAACACAAAACTTATTTTGAAGATATTGCAGGCAAAAAGATCGCTAATCTTTGTGGTTCAAATGGAAGAAAAGCCGTTCCATTAGCCGTGTTAGGCGCAGAGGTAACCGTATTCGATATCTCAGAGGAAAATAAAAGGTACGCCCTGGAATTGGCGTGTGCCGCCCATGTCTCTATAAATTATGTTGTAACGGATATATATGATATAGACCTGGAGAAGTACGCGGGGGATTTTGACATGCTTTACCTGGAAGGCGGAATATTGCATTATTTCCATGATATTTATAGATTCATGTCTATTCTTTTTTTATTGCTGAAAGATAATGGGGTGTTGGTGCTCAGTGATTTTCATCCCCTGAGAAGATGTCTCGTTACGGGTCCTGACGCTAAAATCCAGTATCAAATTCAGCAAGGCTGCTTTGACCCTGAATTACATAGTGGGGATGTAGCCTATAAACACTATTTCAATGAACAGGAACAACAAGACTTTCCTGACGTTTCGATTAGATCTTATACTTTAAGCGAAATTATCAATTCCGTAATTGACGCCGGTTTCAAGTTAATGAAATTTGATGAGCATCGCGGCTGGAACAACGAAAACATCCCATGGGAATTTACGATTGCAGCCGGCAAATAG
- a CDS encoding SDR family oxidoreductase produces the protein MKLDANTILITGGATGIGLAMAERFIEAGSSVIICGRRADRLEEAKAQNPQLHTYQFDVSEEEGRIKLFEQVTKDHPNVNVLINNAGVMRYLDLPVNEPWKDTAAEIATNVEAPIHLSMLFAEYFKGKDNAAIMNITSGLSHVPLAVTPIYSATKAAIYSFTLSLRKQLEKHGVQVIEICPPLTNTDLGVPGSNTAGVAVDEFIDALFKGFAEGKQQVTYGWSQLTTEATPAEREQIFNQLNG, from the coding sequence ATGAAATTAGATGCGAACACGATTCTTATTACAGGGGGCGCGACCGGTATTGGACTGGCGATGGCCGAAAGATTTATAGAAGCAGGCAGCAGCGTCATCATTTGCGGCAGAAGAGCGGACAGACTGGAAGAAGCGAAAGCCCAAAATCCGCAGCTTCATACTTATCAGTTTGACGTTTCGGAAGAAGAAGGACGCATAAAGCTCTTCGAACAAGTGACCAAGGATCATCCGAACGTCAATGTTCTGATTAATAACGCCGGTGTGATGCGCTATCTGGACCTTCCGGTGAACGAGCCTTGGAAAGATACGGCCGCTGAGATTGCAACCAATGTGGAAGCGCCGATTCATTTGTCGATGCTGTTTGCTGAATATTTTAAAGGTAAGGACAATGCGGCGATCATGAACATTACTTCAGGCCTGTCCCATGTACCGCTGGCCGTAACGCCTATCTATTCGGCGACTAAAGCCGCCATCTACTCCTTCACGCTGAGCCTCCGCAAGCAATTGGAGAAACATGGCGTACAGGTGATCGAAATCTGTCCTCCACTCACGAATACGGATCTTGGCGTACCAGGATCCAACACAGCTGGGGTTGCGGTAGATGAGTTTATAGACGCTCTTTTCAAAGGGTTTGCTGAAGGCAAACAGCAGGTGACCTATGGCTGGTCTCAGTTGACTACGGAGGCTACACCTGCAGAACGCGAGCAAATTTTCAATCAATTGAACGGCTAA
- a CDS encoding metal ABC transporter substrate-binding protein, translated as MKSPKHVLAALSLSVVLLAAGCSSNNNNQSANNGGTPSASGQPETSTSASTEKLQIKTSFYPMYEFTRHVAGDLADVESLIPPDVEPHDWEPTAKDLAEITDADVLIYNGAGLEGWVDQVTSSATGGNLTTIEASKGLDIMDGFVEEEEEEGHDEGQEEEHDHGGLDPHVWLSPALAIKEVGNIEQGLAQVDPNHADTYKANADAYVAQLQQLDQDFKDGLKDVKRKDFITQHAAFGYLAKEYGLTQVPIAGLSPEQEPSAAKMAEIVDFAKEHNVKTIFFETLVSSSVADTISKEIGAKSAVLNPIEGLTAEDQANGLDYIGIMRQNLEALKTALNE; from the coding sequence ATGAAATCACCGAAACACGTGCTTGCTGCTTTATCTTTGTCTGTGGTGCTGCTGGCAGCAGGCTGCAGCTCTAATAACAATAACCAGTCTGCTAATAATGGGGGCACGCCTTCTGCATCCGGTCAGCCGGAAACGTCGACTTCCGCTTCAACCGAAAAGCTTCAAATCAAGACAAGCTTCTATCCGATGTATGAATTTACCCGTCATGTGGCCGGCGATCTGGCCGATGTGGAGAGCCTGATTCCGCCGGATGTCGAACCTCATGATTGGGAGCCGACAGCCAAAGACCTGGCGGAAATTACAGATGCTGATGTTCTGATCTATAACGGTGCCGGATTGGAAGGCTGGGTGGATCAGGTGACCTCCAGTGCTACAGGCGGCAATTTGACAACGATTGAAGCGAGCAAAGGTCTAGACATTATGGACGGCTTTGTGGAAGAAGAGGAAGAAGAGGGACATGATGAAGGGCAGGAAGAAGAGCATGACCACGGCGGACTGGATCCGCACGTCTGGCTGTCTCCGGCACTCGCCATTAAGGAAGTAGGGAATATCGAGCAGGGACTGGCTCAGGTTGATCCGAATCATGCCGATACTTACAAAGCGAACGCAGACGCTTATGTGGCTCAATTGCAGCAGCTCGATCAGGACTTTAAAGACGGTCTGAAAGACGTCAAACGGAAAGATTTCATTACCCAGCATGCTGCCTTTGGATACCTCGCCAAGGAATATGGCCTGACTCAAGTGCCGATTGCCGGATTGTCTCCGGAACAGGAGCCGTCCGCTGCCAAAATGGCGGAAATTGTAGACTTCGCCAAAGAACATAATGTGAAGACGATTTTCTTTGAGACTTTGGTGTCTTCCAGTGTTGCGGATACGATCTCCAAGGAGATCGGAGCGAAATCGGCTGTTCTGAATCCGATTGAAGGTTTGACCGCCGAAGATCAAGCTAACGGTTTGGACTATATCGGCATTATGCGTCAGAATCTGGAAGCTTTGAAGACGGCGCTTAACGAATAG
- a CDS encoding GntR family transcriptional regulator, translated as MSTKNEIKNEIMNALKQEIITLKLKPGSILSETALSERYQISRTPLRDVLKQLSLESYIDVYPKKGNMVSFIDLESVEQMIYLRSVLEKEIMNHLCTAHLPLAGVHELKEILNRQQGAIQQDDAAEKFLHLDDAFHHALFRLAGREFLWNLIQQFNVHYARYRRLHMLKKEKLEDIHAEHRQMLDYLIHQETDLLDELIQHHLREDINSRYLQENFSDYIKM; from the coding sequence ATGTCCACCAAAAATGAAATCAAAAACGAAATCATGAACGCGCTCAAACAAGAAATTATCACTTTAAAGCTGAAACCCGGAAGTATTCTGAGCGAAACCGCATTGTCCGAACGTTATCAAATCTCCAGAACGCCGCTTCGCGATGTCCTGAAGCAGCTCAGCCTGGAATCCTACATAGACGTTTATCCCAAGAAAGGGAATATGGTTTCTTTTATTGATCTGGAGTCGGTTGAGCAGATGATCTATTTGCGAAGCGTCCTGGAGAAAGAGATTATGAACCATCTATGTACCGCTCACCTCCCGCTTGCAGGTGTACACGAATTGAAAGAGATTCTGAACCGGCAGCAGGGGGCTATTCAACAAGATGATGCTGCGGAAAAATTCCTTCACCTGGATGACGCTTTCCACCACGCCCTGTTCCGGCTGGCCGGCCGTGAGTTTCTGTGGAATCTCATCCAGCAGTTTAACGTGCATTATGCCAGGTACCGCAGGCTGCATATGCTTAAGAAAGAGAAGCTGGAGGACATACACGCCGAGCATCGGCAGATGCTTGATTATCTGATCCATCAGGAAACGGACCTGCTCGACGAATTAATCCAGCATCATTTGAGAGAGGATATTAACTCCCGATATCTGCAGGAGAATTTCTCGGACTATATTAAGATGTGA
- a CDS encoding spore germination protein: MTTPKPLDLDQFLQNCSRSSDFLTVPLTFLPSGFTFLYYKTLIDGDKLTQLLQGLQEAARDQAIEKLEDLVNILSSDEIEMTKDSARVQEALLKGYLLIRQEAEPRFALVPIPGKKGMRTNNETDIEFSVIGPKVGFVEDLETNLHLVRAQLCTPDLIVKELTIGSVSKSRIVMMYMEGIANPENVAKMTKRLSAIDFDIVFDTSQLDQLISDNSFTPFPLFTTTERRDRVVYALSQGQVAVISEGSPYFITGPSSLFDFFISPEDYYMPWLLGSFFRVIRIFGVIFSLFATALYVAFTTYHYEVIPKELLNRIIHSRQSVPFPPVIEVLFLEATVEFLREAGARLPSRIGQTLGIVGGVVLGQAAVEAAFTSNILIIIVSLSALTSFVTPIYKMSNAIRFLRFPIIILASLWGSLGIVICLIFLLIHLSRLRSLGYPYTVPLFPLRVKDLRDSFIRSSYAYINKRPSYVKPVSSQRYKVRKRKPTTDFDEE; the protein is encoded by the coding sequence ATGACCACTCCCAAGCCCCTGGATCTTGATCAATTTCTGCAAAACTGCAGCCGTTCCAGCGATTTCTTAACCGTCCCGTTAACGTTTCTTCCTTCCGGTTTTACCTTTCTGTATTACAAAACGCTGATCGACGGGGATAAGCTGACCCAACTTTTGCAGGGGTTGCAGGAAGCCGCTCGGGATCAAGCCATTGAAAAGCTGGAGGACTTGGTGAATATCCTGTCCAGCGACGAGATTGAAATGACAAAGGATAGTGCCCGGGTTCAAGAGGCGCTGCTGAAAGGTTATTTGCTTATCCGCCAGGAGGCGGAGCCCCGCTTTGCCCTTGTCCCGATCCCCGGCAAAAAAGGCATGCGCACCAATAACGAAACGGATATCGAATTCAGCGTAATCGGTCCCAAGGTGGGGTTCGTAGAGGATTTGGAGACCAATCTCCACCTGGTCCGTGCCCAGCTGTGCACGCCTGATCTGATCGTGAAAGAGCTCACCATCGGCAGCGTATCGAAATCCAGGATAGTGATGATGTATATGGAGGGTATAGCCAATCCAGAGAATGTGGCAAAAATGACGAAACGGCTGTCGGCCATTGATTTTGACATCGTGTTTGACACCTCCCAGCTGGACCAGCTCATCTCGGATAATTCCTTTACGCCGTTCCCGCTGTTTACGACAACGGAAAGAAGAGACCGGGTTGTATATGCCCTATCTCAAGGACAGGTGGCCGTGATCAGTGAAGGTTCGCCTTATTTCATCACGGGTCCTTCGTCGTTGTTTGATTTCTTCATTTCTCCCGAGGATTATTATATGCCTTGGCTGCTCGGTTCTTTTTTCCGGGTGATCCGTATATTCGGCGTGATATTCTCGCTGTTTGCCACGGCGCTCTATGTGGCTTTCACGACCTATCATTATGAGGTCATTCCAAAGGAACTGTTAAACCGGATTATTCATTCGAGGCAAAGCGTACCTTTTCCGCCCGTGATCGAAGTCCTCTTCCTGGAGGCCACTGTTGAATTTCTGCGTGAGGCGGGAGCCCGGCTCCCTAGCCGGATCGGCCAGACGCTTGGCATTGTCGGCGGGGTTGTTCTGGGTCAAGCTGCCGTAGAGGCCGCCTTTACCAGCAATATTTTAATTATCATCGTGTCCCTGTCAGCGCTGACTTCATTTGTGACGCCTATCTACAAAATGTCCAATGCCATCCGCTTTTTGAGATTTCCTATCATTATCCTGGCCTCATTGTGGGGGAGTCTTGGCATTGTCATCTGCCTGATTTTCCTGCTGATTCACCTGTCCAGGCTTCGTTCTCTGGGTTACCCGTATACGGTTCCTCTCTTCCCGCTTCGGGTCAAAGATTTGAGGGACAGCTTCATCCGGTCCTCTTACGCCTACATTAATAAGCGGCCAAGTTATGTGAAGCCGGTATCCAGCCAGCGTTATAAAGTCCGCAAACGGAAGCCAACAACCGATTTCGATGAGGAGTGA
- the uxuA gene encoding mannonate dehydratase, giving the protein MKMTWRWYGEGNDNITLDHIRQIPGVRGIVWSLHDKVAGEVWEMERIQAAADQITSKGFSTAVVESVNVHDDIKIGRPSRDHYIDIYIDTIRKLAQVGVKVICYNFMPVFDWTRTELYKQLPDGSNALFYEKAAITDNPREMVDRILQGAGKFTMPGWEPERLEKLDELFASYVDVTEERLFENLQYFLERIIPVCEEVDIKMAIHPDDPAWPIFGLPRIIRSRDSIRRLLDAVDSPYNGLTFCTGSLGTNPVNDLPAMIREFADRIHFAHIRNVKVFENGDFIEVSHRGRDGSVDVPEVVKALYENGYTGYVRPDHGRHLWGEEANCRPGYGLYDRALGVMYLLGVWDSLENAGKVN; this is encoded by the coding sequence ATGAAGATGACGTGGAGATGGTACGGCGAAGGGAACGATAATATTACTCTGGACCACATCAGGCAAATACCGGGTGTAAGGGGCATCGTCTGGTCCCTGCACGATAAAGTGGCCGGAGAGGTTTGGGAGATGGAGCGGATTCAAGCAGCCGCCGATCAGATTACAAGTAAAGGCTTCAGCACGGCTGTGGTGGAGAGCGTAAACGTGCATGACGATATCAAAATCGGACGGCCGAGCCGGGATCATTATATCGACATTTATATCGATACGATCCGCAAGCTGGCCCAAGTAGGCGTGAAGGTGATCTGTTACAACTTTATGCCGGTGTTCGACTGGACACGGACCGAGCTGTATAAGCAGCTGCCGGACGGATCAAACGCGCTGTTCTATGAAAAGGCTGCCATTACTGACAACCCGCGTGAAATGGTTGACCGGATCCTGCAGGGCGCAGGCAAGTTCACCATGCCGGGCTGGGAGCCGGAACGGCTGGAAAAGCTCGATGAATTGTTTGCGTCTTATGTGGATGTGACCGAGGAGCGTCTCTTCGAGAATCTGCAATATTTCCTGGAGCGGATCATCCCGGTCTGCGAAGAAGTCGATATTAAAATGGCGATTCATCCGGATGATCCCGCCTGGCCGATCTTTGGACTTCCGCGCATCATTCGCAGCCGGGATTCGATCCGCCGATTGCTGGACGCCGTGGATAGTCCTTATAATGGCCTTACGTTCTGTACGGGTTCACTGGGAACCAATCCGGTGAATGATCTGCCGGCGATGATTCGTGAATTTGCGGACCGAATTCATTTTGCGCATATCCGGAATGTGAAAGTGTTCGAGAACGGTGATTTCATTGAGGTGTCTCACCGCGGCCGCGATGGCAGCGTCGATGTGCCCGAGGTTGTTAAGGCTCTTTATGAAAACGGATACACCGGTTATGTCCGGCCGGACCACGGCCGTCATTTGTGGGGGGAAGAGGCCAACTGCCGCCCGGGTTATGGTCTGTATGACCGAGCGCTGGGCGTCATGTACCTGCTTGGCGTCTGGGACAGTCTGGAAAACGCAGGGAAGGTGAATTAA
- a CDS encoding helix-turn-helix transcriptional regulator produces the protein MENKESNRNWELAHFLRSRRERITPGQAGLPEGGRRRTPGLRRGEVASLAGVSLEWYTFLEQGRPIHVSTEVLESLAIALQLDDKERKHMFLLAHRQPPPVKQIPQSKVSPVLQRFLDGLETSPACVMDARMNIVAWNAAMYILYEGLDQFSERERNLLWSTFISQDFRQMKQEQWEDHARRTVAQFRTEYARHVDDPWWREQVAALSEASEEFRRYWELHDVLEYSYAHKIMHHPLLGELAFDYVTFQPSDAPDLQVSIHIPLEDGTTEEKIKQFLKERRS, from the coding sequence TTGGAAAATAAAGAGAGCAACCGAAATTGGGAGCTGGCCCATTTCCTCCGCAGCCGGCGGGAACGAATTACACCTGGGCAAGCCGGGCTTCCGGAAGGCGGACGCAGACGTACACCGGGCCTTAGACGCGGAGAAGTCGCCAGTCTAGCCGGCGTCAGTCTGGAATGGTACACCTTTCTGGAGCAGGGACGGCCGATCCATGTGTCTACAGAGGTGCTGGAAAGCTTGGCCATTGCTCTCCAATTGGATGATAAAGAACGAAAACATATGTTTCTGCTCGCACATCGTCAGCCGCCGCCGGTGAAGCAAATCCCGCAAAGCAAAGTCAGCCCCGTGCTGCAGCGCTTTCTGGATGGGCTCGAAACCAGCCCCGCCTGCGTGATGGACGCCAGAATGAACATCGTAGCCTGGAATGCTGCTATGTATATTTTGTATGAAGGATTAGATCAATTCTCAGAAAGAGAACGGAATCTGTTATGGTCGACTTTTATTTCTCAGGATTTCCGGCAGATGAAGCAGGAGCAATGGGAGGATCATGCGCGGCGTACGGTAGCCCAATTCCGGACCGAATATGCCCGCCATGTGGATGATCCGTGGTGGCGCGAGCAGGTGGCGGCTTTGTCCGAGGCAAGCGAAGAATTCAGACGTTATTGGGAACTTCATGATGTATTGGAATATTCCTATGCTCATAAAATCATGCATCACCCGCTGCTTGGCGAGCTGGCTTTTGATTACGTCACATTCCAGCCATCCGATGCTCCGGATCTGCAAGTCTCCATTCACATTCCGCTGGAGGATGGAACGACGGAAGAGAAAATCAAACAATTTCTGAAGGAAAGACGCTCCTGA
- a CDS encoding GTP-binding protein: protein MTKQMEIKIPVTVLSGYLGAGKTTILNHVLNNREGWKVAVIVNDMSEINIDADLVREGGGVSRIDEKLVEMSNGCICCTLREDLLKEVERLALEGKYDYILIESTGIGEPVPVAQTFSYVDEENDIDLTGLTRLDTMVTVVNAPEFLKDYHSRETLQDRGQEAGEEDDRRIVNLLIEQVEFCDVLVINKCDLLEEAELEHLEQVLRGIQPGAKIVRTVHGQIHPKEIMDTGLFDFEKASQSAGWIKELMKEEHTSETEEYGIHSFVYKRKIPFHPERFMKWVSRWPQEVVRCKGLLWLATRNRTAVSFSQAGSSKQLSSAGLWMSALTQEEKELYGIMEEDRSPDWDAQYGDRVTKLVFIGVDMNREEIIHGLDQTLLTPEEMTGDWTRLADPLPKF, encoded by the coding sequence ATGACGAAGCAAATGGAGATAAAAATTCCAGTTACCGTATTAAGTGGTTATTTAGGAGCAGGCAAAACGACCATACTGAATCATGTACTGAACAACCGTGAGGGCTGGAAGGTCGCCGTCATTGTGAATGACATGAGTGAGATCAACATTGATGCCGATTTGGTCCGCGAAGGCGGCGGGGTATCGCGTATTGACGAAAAGCTGGTGGAAATGTCCAACGGCTGCATCTGCTGCACCCTGCGGGAGGATCTGCTGAAAGAGGTAGAGCGTCTCGCTCTTGAGGGAAAATACGATTACATCCTGATCGAATCAACCGGGATCGGCGAACCAGTGCCGGTTGCCCAGACCTTCAGTTATGTGGATGAGGAGAACGACATTGATCTCACCGGCTTAACTCGCCTCGATACGATGGTGACGGTCGTCAACGCGCCGGAATTTCTCAAGGACTATCACTCTCGGGAAACCCTTCAGGACCGGGGGCAGGAAGCCGGGGAAGAGGATGACCGCCGAATTGTAAATCTGCTGATTGAACAAGTAGAGTTCTGTGACGTGCTGGTGATCAATAAATGCGATCTGCTAGAGGAGGCGGAACTAGAGCATCTGGAGCAGGTGCTGCGCGGCATTCAGCCGGGGGCGAAGATCGTAAGGACGGTTCATGGACAAATCCATCCCAAGGAGATCATGGATACCGGTTTGTTTGATTTTGAGAAAGCCAGTCAGTCCGCAGGCTGGATCAAAGAGCTGATGAAGGAAGAGCATACGTCGGAAACCGAAGAGTACGGCATTCATTCCTTTGTCTACAAACGGAAAATTCCGTTTCATCCGGAGCGTTTCATGAAATGGGTGTCCCGATGGCCGCAGGAGGTCGTGCGCTGCAAAGGATTGCTTTGGCTGGCGACCCGCAACCGGACGGCGGTTTCCTTCAGCCAGGCGGGCAGCTCCAAACAGCTGTCAAGCGCAGGGTTGTGGATGTCCGCGCTTACCCAGGAGGAGAAGGAGCTCTATGGGATCATGGAAGAGGATCGTTCTCCGGATTGGGATGCGCAATATGGGGACCGCGTCACCAAGCTGGTCTTTATCGGTGTGGATATGAACCGGGAGGAGATCATTCACGGTCTTGATCAAACGCTGTTAACGCCGGAAGAAATGACAGGAGACTGGACCCGGCTGGCCGATCCGCTGCCGAAATTTTGA